One genomic segment of Paenibacillus xylanexedens includes these proteins:
- a CDS encoding type II toxin-antitoxin system PemK/MazF family toxin, translated as MIVKRGDVFFADLSPVVGSEQGGVRPVLVIQNDIGNRFSPTCIVAAITAQIQKAKLPTHVEIDAAAHGFDRDSVILLEQIRTIDKQRLTDKITHLDEETMKLVNEALQISLGLIDF; from the coding sequence TTGATCGTAAAACGTGGTGACGTTTTTTTTGCGGATCTTTCTCCCGTTGTCGGTTCCGAGCAAGGTGGAGTCAGGCCGGTTCTGGTGATCCAGAATGATATCGGCAACCGGTTCAGTCCAACTTGTATTGTGGCGGCTATCACCGCCCAAATCCAGAAGGCAAAGCTGCCAACGCATGTTGAAATTGATGCGGCGGCACACGGCTTTGACCGGGACTCGGTTATTTTGCTCGAACAAATACGGACGATTGATAAACAGAGGCTGACTGACAAGATTACCCATCTGGACGAGGAGACCATGAAATTGGTCAACGAAGCCTTACAGATCAGCCTTGGTTTAATCGATTTTTAA
- a CDS encoding CopG family ribbon-helix-helix protein: protein MANLQNTKRIMISLPDYLLQEVDGIVALENSNRSELIRQAMKLYLTERKKRYIRETMQRGYMEMAKINLTMASEAFHAEEDADSTLDRLVSGV from the coding sequence GTGGCCAACTTGCAGAACACCAAGCGGATCATGATCAGTTTACCTGATTATCTTTTGCAGGAAGTGGATGGCATCGTAGCGCTGGAGAATTCCAACCGCAGCGAATTGATTAGGCAGGCTATGAAGCTGTATTTAACGGAGCGTAAGAAACGTTACATCCGTGAAACGATGCAGCGAGGGTACATGGAGATGGCAAAAATTAATCTGACCATGGCATCCGAAGCCTTTCATGCGGAGGAAGATGCGGACAGCACTCTGGACCGCTTAGTTAGCGGGGTGTAG